The Cardiocondyla obscurior isolate alpha-2009 linkage group LG18, Cobs3.1, whole genome shotgun sequence region gaaaaaaaaatatatttgttcttCAACTCGGAATTGATTGAACATTGaaagaaaagttaattaaGTCGCTCCGCGTGTCAGATGTGCAGTTGAGAAGCGTATCATTGATAAACCGTGCGAATCCGCTGATCGATTagaaatttatagaaatcACTACGAGCAGATTCCTTGCGTGATTCTCTTCCGTTTCAGGATATTTGCACTTCGACTAGCCGTCACAGCGACGCTTTCCGCTCAATTTCCATCGTTCTCGTGGGAAAGTATTCTTATTCCGGTCGTAATGCAGATGTATCCGGGCGGGACGATACGCTGTGCAGCGAGGGGACAAAATCGtggattataatatttatttcatgccgctttacattttaattcttttagtaatatcttcaaatttttctaaaagataaattataggcacaaatatatataaatttaaatattaaatacagaTAAATATTAGACTTATATATTAATGCGTACTATAATTCATAAGATAATTGAAAAAACTGGACATTATTGTTTACAACAGCTTTTTCTTCTCTAATTTAATCAGTTGGATAGGCCGCTACGTAATGATAAATTTCTGTACTGCAACAAAAGCCGGAAGCGGATGTTCGACGAGCGTATCGAGCGAGTTGGTCGGAAATCAGATGCGAGTTTCGCGACACGTTTGCCAATTTGTATCTTTCTCCTAGCGAGGTCTTGCCACTTTGCCAACTTTGTCGCATAGTATAAGCTCCGGAAATATTTTCTGTCCCATTTCGAGTAGTCGTGTCGAGAAAGTACAGTCGTCATCAAGCACAACGGGTATACATGACGAACGCGATGCGTGCACAAACGCTTTCGTTACGGCGATGTGACAGGAAGTCCGTGAAAGGCACCAGTCTTTCATTGAGAAATGGAAAGAGCCTTCTCGTCATTACTCCGATCCTTCTAATGACCTAGACGCGTGAGATGCGTGTCAACTGGATGCTGATTGTAGTCGGTATAGGtgggaaaaattttaatcttctAACATCCCAGTCAGATGTGATATACCAATAAAAGTGTCGACTCTTGCTGGCtctttaaacattaaaattattcgaaagtctattttaataattcacaagaattaattttttcttctaaaatattcttttatatttgttgGAAAGTACATACCATTGTTAactccttcttctttttgtctTATCCTATAATTCCATGGTTCCCTGCAGAGGAAGCAAGTTATCGATCGTCGAACCCGATTTTCACCTGAGCGTTCCATCAAGCATGTCGAGATACACCAGAACAGTTTCCAATTTATGCAGTTAGCGTGCTCTCGAGAATTCAAATTTCGTATGTCGATTTTGGATTGATTCAAAAGTAGCGGTATTAATTATAGGTGTATCTGTTAATTAGTAAGCTGTTGCAGTATTccattaataaagaataaaaaaatataattttaaaatatattttatacgtagtaatataatattatttttgattaaaatttctatattcAAGAAGTATTCCTAAAATAAATtggaaaaagattaaaaatttacatattccTAGAATTGTGGTAGTAAACAAAGACTTAAATTtgctgaataaattttaacggtAATTTTCGGAAAGTTACCTGGGATCATTCGCATCATCCTTGCCCCGTCGGAGCGTGTTGTGAATGTGGACGAACACCTCGTTCTAATAACCTACTCCCACACCACTGAACGGCCGAAGTGTTCGCTCAGTCAGTTCCTCGAGTTGGAGTTAAGTTCAGTCGTCTACCGACCGGTTCCGTGGTCTGAACTCTGTTTGCCACGCAGGTCTGACTCATTGTCGTGACCGATGCGAGAATAGTGCCGCTGGAAAGCAGAGCCTTCGCTTCTTTCTCATGAACAGGTAACTACGAGAATAGTCAGTCTGTTAAtccatttaaatataaaatcacgaTTAAAGGTTTAACGCGTTTTCTTAATAACGTTCTTTTTTTGCTCGTGTTCAGTTATCCATTCAGTTATTGAACCTCGCGATAAGATCATTCGCTTATCACTGAATcatgaaacaaaaatatgtCTGTCACATCGTAGATTGCACATCGTACAGTTATCTCGTTTTGTAAAGTCCTAGTTTCATTCATCCActtgacatttttattctaaaaaaaaaaaataaaaaatgtatgagttctaaataattaaaacttgataataaaggttttgtatttttatttgaatgtAAGAAAAGGAATTTTCTTGAGACAGCAACTATAGTttccatttaaaaataaattaaaaataaaaaaaaaattaataccacTTACTtttatctcgtaataaaatatttttattaaagttaaaagtaagttcgttatttaaatttgagaaaaaaattatttcatcaaGAATGTCTTGAGAAGGCTGtttatgcatatatgtatactgcAACTTTTTAGATCTAAGACGATAACTCTTCCGCATTAGATCTGTTATgcgagtttattaatttttttttttaattcgttcatAATTATTCATATTGTTTTTATGATTGAATATatccatatatttttaagttcttACCTTGACGAATATTTATCTTACAATATCTGGGATACTATACGCGTGGAGTGTCGGTGTAATAACCGGTTCAGTTGCTCGTTCGTCATTGTGtccttttctttcgcgcagCTTTCGAATGCGGCATTTAAACTCTGACTTTATGCGACTTCGTGACTCCTTCGGGCCTGCATCGAAACCACGATAACGATTAAGTAGACGGAGTTCGCTCATGTCGAGCGTAAAATGTATTCCACAGAGTGCTCTTTAAAGAAACGTGGAGACTCTATTCGACCTTGATTGAGCTCGTTCTTGCGATCTCTAATGTACTGGCTTTCGTGTTGCTAATCGTTGTCGTTGTATGTAACTGGCGTGTGTGTTTTCTCAGTTACTTTACGAACAAAACTTTCAGTAATATCACACAGTGAGAGAGAGGTCATCAAACTTCCGCTCGGTCATCTTCATACGTGGTTCTTCACTCGCGAATACATAGTTGTAATCATAGCTTTTAGATTCGcaacaatatttgaaaaacaataattaactTTGTGTTCCTACAATaatatctgaaacaaaaatagcaaattaatttgcatttacttaaaataaaataacatattggCTTAATCGATTATATGCGTACTACAATGTGCAtgacgcgaaaaaaaaaatgtgtagcgataaaaagaagtttactaaaaattattttcaccaAGCCGATTCTAAATATGACAACTGTTAAATATAAacgtcaaataaattaatgcatttaatataattaaatcaattatcaAGGAAAACGACGGAGGCATTCTCTCTCCTTCGGATGAAACGATTAGCATAGCCTCGAACAACGTTAACGTAGCGTGAATCATGGTGCGGATACACGTAACGATCCATAGcacgagaagaaaaatttcgaattaaaatgCGCGTTCGAGTACAAATACAAATCGCGTTATATTAATTCGCGATCAGCGCTTATCTGACGACTCGCAATCTTTTACAGAGGCCGGCTCGTTTCCCGACCGACATGCGTTCCCTCGTGCTTGGTCTGATATTAATCGCAAGCCTGCTAGTCGTTAAAAGGGTTTCTGCCCATGGAAGACTGATAGAGCCACCTTCGAGGGCCTCCATGTGGAGATACGGCTTCGACACACCTCACGATTATAACGATCACGAATGTTATTGCGGCGGGTTCACCAGGCAATGGCAACGAAACAAAGGGAATTGCGGCATCTGCGGCGATCCCTGGGATTCTCCAACGGTGAgtctttctaaaaataaaagaataaaaaattatatatagttTATATGAATCTGACTCTTAAGCGATCTCTCCAAACCGctatgtacatgtatatacgtataatttgatcactttgttttaaaataagtcATATGTCACAAGACGATATACATTGCCTTGCCAAAAAAGATACGAATTTAGAAACTTACCTAATTGTAATGACAATGGAAAGTCTGCAAAGATAGTTCGCGAGTTAAAGATGATAATCCAACGGCGCTAAAGCATAATTATTTCCCGACGTCCCTTTTGCAACACTGACCACACACCATTACACGCGATTCTTCGCTCCGTTGACCGTGGAATACCGCACAATACCATCGTAGTAATGTCGAcacatttctaaaataatacaGTGCAAGTATAGGAGGTCTGCCTGTTGGgctgatttaaaatattatatacatataatatactaAGGTAAAAAGAGTCTGTTCAAATGAGAAAGTAATTAGAGTTTAAAACAAGCGTCAAGTTGACGGTAATATTTTCGACactattgttaaatatttgttcGTTTCTCCCTTTCTATCCCTAATGAAAGCGAGTGAAATGCACCACGCTGCTAAGCACGTTTTATTATTCTGAATTAAGCGGCGTGCAATGACTCGTGACACAAGAGAAAGATGTAATTACTTTCTTTACCACCTAATCATAATACAGACGTTGCAACCATAAATCGATTCGTTGTTTGTTCAATTATGTGCTCGAGCATACAATAAAATCGCGCTTCTTTTTTGGAGGAGAAATACAAATGTACAAGTTTTAATTCTGCAATTTTTCGtatcgtataaattaaaattttacgtagaATTTTGTCGCGAATTCTATCGCGTATCGTAATCCAGTCAGAATAACAGACGAAATTCTATTCTAGATTTAATTACAAGTTGAGTCATCGGATTACAACATCAAAGATTATAAGTCTAGAGTTGCTTTCACCTTGTGCACGGCGCAGATTGTAGAATGTACGATTTTtaagaaatgagaaaaaacGGCGAGTACTAATCGCACCTTTCATAAATTTCGTGATCCGGTCTCGTGTTTCTATCAGTCGATCAGCCGATCGCGTTTTCATAGCGGGGCTTTTTATGCGGGATGCTTGACCTTGATACGTACGTCTGATAGTACTATACGAAAGTAGCCCGAAACAGAAGTGAAATccgttttcctctttttctcttttctgtcGCATTCGCGTTGTCCTCTTTCTTGTCACGCATATAAGTACGCTGgtaatattctaaaaataaaatattataatgtgattaatattagaatattgtaaaaaaagagGTACATCATGTAATATTACGATATCGAAAAGGAAATATAACGCGCAGGAAACATTCTTTACTTTATGTTTTAGCCACGTACCCACGAGACGGGTGGCAAATATGGGAAAGGAGTCATTGCTCGGCGTTATCGAACCGGATCGCTCATACCGGTCCGCGTAGAATTGACGGCGAACCATCACGGCTATTTCGAATTCCGTACCTGCGCCATGACCTACCGAGATCGAGAAGTCACCCAGGAGTGCCTGGATCAGCACCTACTGCAGGCTGAGAATGGATCCACCCGCTATTATCCTGGTCCCGGCAACCGGGTCTTCGAGGGCTATTATAAATTACCAGGGGGTCTGACTTGCGCTCAATGCGTCTTCCAGTGGCGATATATCGCTGGAAATAACTGGGGCGATTGCGGTAACGGCACAGGTATGTCCGTTGTCTAAAATTAATCACGGAATGTATTATGCGCCATGTAAAATGTGAAAGTAGATTATACTTTAATTGATCAAAGCATCAAAAATCATTGTCTGTTACAAGCTCGTGGATTCTGAAAagaagcaattttattaaatttatgaatattaacaaaaagttaatttaaaatatatgtatgtgaaaatattcatatatgaAAGATAATCTGGATCTTCTTACCGTAATAACATTATGATTACTTTgccattatttttacaaataacttaaaaatacttttgagacttctatttaatattcttaattcaTACGTTAAAAGTTATGACGTGTGCTGACAATCGGTAATTCTGTCACTCGTCATTAAGATTCTATCAAAGCAATAGAAAGTGCTATTACTTTATCCTACATAATAAGAATGACTCAGAAACttgcaattctttttattgcaCAACGTTGATATCGTAACGGCTTCATTTAACAAAGCGTAGTGCACAGTT contains the following coding sequences:
- the LOC139109729 gene encoding uncharacterized protein, giving the protein MRSLVLGLILIASLLVVKRVSAHGRLIEPPSRASMWRYGFDTPHDYNDHECYCGGFTRQWQRNKGNCGICGDPWDSPTPRTHETGGKYGKGVIARRYRTGSLIPVRVELTANHHGYFEFRTCAMTYRDREVTQECLDQHLLQAENGSTRYYPGPGNRVFEGYYKLPGGLTCAQCVFQWRYIAGNNWGDCGNGTGAVGCGPQEEFRACADIVIGDNETELPPRLPKQPTTSPTDTLPTDTSPLPKSGPYWLFSVVIAGTCLLVVLAAMALLYTYYYHAGRAKKWLMARRLLAQESPPVAPPRHKRHHHVSNTQLQL